The proteins below come from a single Roseiconus lacunae genomic window:
- a CDS encoding D-2-hydroxyacid dehydrogenase produces MRIVLCYPVGEKHIRQIQEAAPEYEVINAGQERIDELLPTAEIFIGHAKVPVNWDRVLDAGKLRWIQSSAAGLDHCLVPGVIANDQITVSSASGLFAPQVAEQTFSLLFGVIRRAPLFFRAEKKREFVRLPTDDLRGKTVGIVGLGGNGRTLTRMLAPWDVRLIATDHYPVNCPPEVDALWQDDQLDHLLSQSDVVILTLPLNNATRGLFDHDRFAKMKRGSYLINVARGAVVKEAALCEALQSGQLAGAGLDVTEVEPLPEESPLWDDPKVMISPHVGAQSYRRVDDSTRLAAINLKRYQAGLPVYNRVDKVLGFPHPNDTYKGEAS; encoded by the coding sequence ATGCGAATTGTCCTTTGTTATCCCGTCGGTGAAAAACACATCCGCCAGATCCAGGAGGCGGCTCCCGAATACGAGGTGATCAACGCCGGGCAGGAACGTATCGACGAACTATTACCAACCGCCGAAATTTTTATCGGACATGCGAAAGTTCCGGTCAATTGGGATCGTGTTTTGGACGCAGGTAAACTGCGTTGGATCCAATCATCGGCGGCGGGATTGGATCATTGCCTAGTGCCGGGAGTGATTGCAAACGACCAGATTACGGTCAGCAGCGCATCGGGATTGTTTGCTCCCCAGGTTGCCGAACAAACATTTTCACTACTCTTCGGCGTCATTCGTCGCGCCCCGTTGTTCTTTCGAGCGGAAAAGAAACGTGAATTTGTACGTTTACCCACCGATGACTTACGTGGGAAAACGGTGGGCATTGTCGGCCTTGGTGGCAATGGTCGCACTTTAACGCGGATGCTTGCGCCGTGGGATGTTCGACTGATTGCAACCGATCACTACCCGGTCAATTGCCCACCGGAAGTCGACGCGCTCTGGCAGGACGACCAACTAGATCACTTACTTTCGCAAAGTGACGTCGTCATTCTTACGCTGCCATTGAACAATGCCACTCGCGGTCTGTTCGACCATGATCGGTTCGCGAAAATGAAGCGGGGTTCATACTTGATCAACGTCGCACGCGGTGCGGTAGTCAAAGAGGCCGCGCTCTGCGAAGCACTTCAAAGCGGCCAACTCGCCGGGGCAGGTTTAGACGTAACCGAAGTCGAGCCACTCCCAGAAGAAAGCCCGCTTTGGGATGACCCCAAAGTCATGATCTCACCTCATGTCGGCGCTCAGTCGTATCGCCGGGTGGACGACTCAACTCGACTTGCCGCGATCAACCTAAAACGCTACCAAGCCGGCCTGCCGGTTTACAATCGTGTCGACAAGGTGCTCGGATTCCCGCACCCGAATGACACATACAAAGGCGAAGCAAGTTGA
- a CDS encoding DUF58 domain-containing protein — protein sequence MSRSSPVVLGSISRDIELRGDAHWGTMTAMNDAISQLNGRVTGDQIEAFAELPWLLLALIAAPLVVVAWRFRTFPTLGWIGVLSVVLVGSVAAVFHQQLFFLLLIIDWLLVIIASLDFLALYLATNRGITASREIPKTCSQGVAIESLLTIENRATLTLLGEVRDDTPDGFVAQPNQHALRLPPTGRVTFRRKLTPSQRGAFRLEYVTLRFFSPLRLWKRYCQLPLESSVNVYPDMKQLGDYAILARTNRLSLIGVRRTRRIGQDSDFERLRDYSRDDNFRHIDWRSTARRNKLTVRQFQSDQSQRVVFLLDCGRMMTGTRDGFTLLDHALNACLMMAYVALHQGDAVGMLCFSDSIHAYIPPRGGRSQMNRLLHAGFDQFPRMVESRYDQAFLYLQNHCKRRSLVVLTTNVIDEVNGGAVTDYLVNINGQHLPMGVLLRDRTIFEAADHPDGSDLNLYRAAAAADILVWRDQVLKDLEHRGVLLVDSFPDELTAPLVNQYLEVKAKHLL from the coding sequence ATGTCTCGATCGTCACCTGTGGTGCTCGGCAGCATTTCCAGGGACATCGAGTTACGGGGCGACGCCCACTGGGGTACCATGACGGCTATGAACGACGCGATCAGTCAACTCAACGGCAGAGTCACCGGCGACCAAATCGAAGCTTTTGCTGAGCTACCGTGGTTGCTGTTGGCTCTCATTGCGGCACCACTCGTCGTGGTTGCGTGGCGATTTCGTACCTTTCCGACGCTGGGCTGGATCGGAGTATTAAGTGTCGTGCTGGTCGGCAGCGTTGCCGCCGTTTTTCATCAGCAACTGTTTTTTCTGTTGTTGATCATCGATTGGTTGCTGGTGATTATCGCCAGCTTAGATTTCCTGGCACTCTACTTGGCCACTAATCGAGGGATCACGGCGAGCCGTGAAATTCCCAAGACATGTTCCCAAGGTGTGGCGATCGAAAGTTTGTTGACGATCGAAAACCGCGCAACGTTGACGCTTTTGGGGGAAGTGCGTGACGATACCCCGGACGGATTCGTCGCCCAACCGAATCAACATGCCTTGCGTCTGCCGCCAACCGGGAGGGTGACGTTTCGGCGCAAGTTGACGCCGTCGCAACGCGGGGCATTTCGTTTGGAGTACGTGACGCTGCGTTTCTTCAGTCCGCTTCGGTTGTGGAAACGGTACTGTCAATTGCCTCTGGAAAGTAGCGTGAATGTTTATCCCGATATGAAACAATTGGGGGACTACGCAATTTTAGCGCGGACGAACCGATTGAGTTTGATCGGCGTTCGTCGGACGCGTCGGATTGGTCAAGATAGCGATTTTGAACGCCTTCGTGACTACAGCCGGGACGACAACTTCCGACACATCGATTGGCGAAGCACCGCGCGACGCAACAAGCTGACCGTGCGTCAGTTCCAGAGTGACCAAAGTCAGCGGGTCGTGTTCTTGCTGGACTGCGGTCGCATGATGACGGGAACGCGCGACGGGTTTACCTTGCTCGATCACGCATTGAACGCTTGTCTGATGATGGCGTATGTCGCACTTCATCAGGGTGACGCCGTTGGCATGCTGTGTTTTTCAGATTCCATTCATGCGTATATCCCACCGCGTGGTGGACGCAGTCAAATGAATCGTCTGTTACACGCGGGATTTGATCAATTCCCGCGCATGGTCGAATCTCGCTATGACCAAGCATTTTTGTACCTGCAGAATCACTGCAAGAGACGGTCTTTGGTCGTGTTGACCACCAACGTGATCGATGAGGTTAACGGCGGTGCGGTCACCGATTATTTGGTCAACATCAATGGGCAGCATCTGCCGATGGGGGTGTTGCTTCGCGACCGAACGATCTTCGAAGCGGCTGATCATCCGGATGGATCCGATCTGAATTTGTACCGAGCCGCGGCTGCCGCCGACATCTTGGTGTGGCGAGATCAAGTGCTAAAAGATTTGGAGCATCGCGGTGTGCTTCTGGTCGACAGCTTTCCCGACGAATTGACGGCACCGTTGGTCAACCAATATTTAGAAGTGAAAGCTAAGCACTTGCTGTAG
- a CDS encoding FG-GAP-like repeat-containing protein: MTLPPAFDFRIPTLVAVSLIVTFAGCDSSQEPSTPTSAQPSSATPSAKEDEMMEARRMVSAENWQMAGNAAIKVLLRDPGNEEAILIAAESALRQNNNERAAELAASIAPNSPLAESGTDILAQALFQLGRASEAADTLLEGIEKRPKEWVWYHRAWGLLSRVGRREEASSIAEKLCLAGEATETELNSLIRRTQSFPTVVERESLLNRYFEPGLGMARWHFTQLEYRQALDELAPEFKSGFTSIAASALYGRLLAETQSHDKFPPWHATCDLSKIAKFGDYWAAVGTYFFDTRQFESSARALLNAVYLNPTDRSSMQRLAKVFDALGNPEQGQQYRVRGIDLAHCETTSDQLQQQNLTMQDHLQLRHRIMQQLLELERPFEVLGWAAHIHATGTVAKQREIARKREELRRTDGLLTLARDASLIGEKREDYELGDAYKELVAGQNQSQVSIGATEITPIAKPRLVNVAKDVNLDFQWYRSFELDDSPIPIHESIGGAIAVLDYDLDGWPDIYFAQGSGEPPSNQCTRSNVLVRNFDGSFADETDNSLTSDFNYGSGLAAGDVNQDGFPDLFVGSLGKNRLLINNGDGTYQETPVFGGVADRFTSSIGIADINGDNLPDLFEGIYIEMEGAFALPKIGANGVPEQPSPLEHYAQSDRWYVNRGDGQFTLQDLPREVARPGTSLGLVITNFDRKPGNEVFVGNDVRPNHFLIPQGDDQLANAADAQGIANGFEGAANGCMGIATGDFNRDGTFDMYITNFSEESANLYLQSEQGGFTDFAIRYKLDQPSLPMVGFGTKAVDFDRDGWLDFAVTNGHIFDMSQYGDLYQMPPQILMNHGTEFRQTEVDDPTAYFEGKYLGRSMATIDYDRDGVTDLLINHMDQPVALLHNETPTPGRALQIELIGTVGERDAIGAKVTARWQDQSKVAWVTAGDGYLCSDEPVLELTFGNVPELDQVDVQWPSGETQTFPGPIQPGRFLAIEGQPELFPR; this comes from the coding sequence ATGACACTTCCCCCCGCTTTCGATTTTCGTATTCCGACCTTAGTTGCGGTGTCATTGATCGTGACGTTCGCCGGATGTGATTCTAGCCAAGAACCGTCGACGCCCACGTCTGCCCAACCCTCGTCCGCCACCCCGTCGGCGAAAGAAGACGAGATGATGGAAGCTCGCCGTATGGTGTCGGCGGAAAACTGGCAAATGGCGGGTAACGCGGCAATCAAAGTACTCCTTCGAGATCCCGGCAATGAAGAAGCGATTCTGATCGCGGCAGAATCGGCGCTGCGTCAAAACAACAACGAACGCGCCGCCGAATTGGCGGCATCAATTGCCCCCAATTCTCCGTTGGCTGAAAGCGGAACGGACATCTTAGCTCAGGCATTATTTCAACTCGGTCGAGCATCCGAGGCGGCAGATACGTTGCTGGAAGGAATCGAAAAACGGCCGAAAGAATGGGTCTGGTACCATCGTGCGTGGGGGCTGTTGTCGCGAGTGGGGCGGCGCGAAGAAGCTTCGTCAATCGCCGAAAAACTGTGTCTTGCCGGCGAAGCCACGGAGACAGAACTTAACTCGCTGATTCGACGAACGCAGTCGTTTCCGACCGTGGTCGAGCGTGAATCGCTATTGAATCGATATTTCGAGCCTGGGCTGGGCATGGCCCGGTGGCATTTTACGCAGCTCGAGTACCGGCAAGCACTCGACGAATTGGCCCCAGAATTCAAGTCTGGTTTTACATCGATCGCCGCCAGTGCGCTCTACGGCCGTTTACTCGCCGAAACACAGAGCCATGACAAATTCCCTCCTTGGCATGCGACGTGTGACCTTTCAAAGATCGCCAAATTCGGTGACTACTGGGCCGCCGTTGGGACCTACTTTTTTGACACCCGTCAATTTGAATCGTCCGCCCGCGCGTTGCTCAATGCGGTTTATCTTAACCCCACCGATCGCAGTAGCATGCAACGATTGGCCAAGGTATTCGATGCGCTAGGCAACCCAGAACAAGGCCAGCAGTACCGGGTCCGTGGAATCGATCTCGCCCACTGTGAAACGACGTCGGATCAATTGCAACAGCAGAACTTGACGATGCAAGATCACCTACAGTTGCGGCACCGGATCATGCAGCAACTTCTGGAACTCGAACGCCCCTTTGAAGTGCTGGGGTGGGCGGCACACATTCATGCGACCGGCACCGTCGCGAAGCAACGTGAAATCGCGAGGAAACGCGAAGAACTTCGACGCACCGATGGGCTTCTTACGCTGGCCAGAGACGCATCTCTGATCGGTGAAAAACGTGAAGATTATGAACTCGGTGACGCATACAAAGAACTCGTCGCGGGACAAAATCAATCACAGGTCTCGATCGGTGCAACAGAGATCACGCCGATCGCGAAACCTCGATTGGTAAACGTCGCAAAGGATGTCAATCTTGACTTTCAATGGTACCGTAGTTTTGAACTCGATGATTCACCGATACCAATCCATGAATCAATCGGCGGGGCGATCGCCGTTTTGGACTACGACCTTGATGGGTGGCCCGATATTTATTTCGCCCAAGGATCGGGTGAACCACCGTCGAACCAATGCACTCGTTCCAATGTCCTTGTCCGCAACTTCGATGGATCGTTCGCAGACGAAACCGACAACTCGCTGACTTCTGATTTCAACTACGGATCGGGATTGGCAGCCGGTGATGTCAACCAAGACGGATTCCCGGATCTGTTCGTCGGTAGCTTGGGCAAAAATCGTTTGCTGATCAATAACGGCGACGGCACCTACCAAGAAACGCCTGTCTTCGGCGGTGTCGCCGATCGCTTTACCAGTTCGATCGGGATTGCAGATATCAACGGTGACAATCTTCCCGACCTGTTCGAAGGGATCTACATCGAAATGGAAGGTGCATTCGCGCTTCCAAAAATCGGTGCCAATGGGGTACCCGAGCAGCCATCTCCGCTGGAACACTACGCGCAATCAGACCGCTGGTATGTCAATCGCGGTGACGGTCAATTCACGTTGCAAGACTTGCCACGCGAAGTTGCACGCCCGGGAACTAGCCTTGGTCTTGTGATCACCAACTTTGATCGTAAACCGGGTAACGAAGTGTTCGTCGGCAACGACGTACGTCCCAACCACTTTTTGATTCCGCAGGGAGACGATCAACTCGCCAACGCCGCCGACGCACAGGGCATCGCCAATGGATTCGAAGGTGCCGCCAACGGGTGCATGGGGATCGCCACCGGAGATTTTAACCGCGACGGTACGTTCGACATGTACATCACAAATTTCAGCGAAGAGTCCGCCAACCTTTATTTGCAATCCGAACAAGGCGGCTTCACCGATTTTGCGATCCGTTACAAACTCGACCAGCCAAGCTTGCCGATGGTGGGCTTTGGGACCAAAGCCGTCGATTTTGACCGCGACGGTTGGCTGGACTTCGCCGTGACCAATGGTCACATCTTTGACATGAGCCAGTATGGCGATCTCTATCAAATGCCACCTCAAATCCTGATGAACCACGGTACGGAGTTTCGACAAACCGAGGTCGATGATCCTACCGCGTACTTCGAAGGCAAGTATCTCGGTCGATCGATGGCAACAATTGATTACGATCGCGACGGTGTGACGGACCTGTTGATTAATCACATGGATCAACCGGTCGCGCTATTGCACAACGAAACACCGACTCCGGGTCGGGCGTTGCAAATCGAGCTGATCGGGACGGTCGGAGAACGTGATGCGATCGGCGCCAAAGTAACGGCGCGTTGGCAAGATCAATCCAAGGTCGCGTGGGTCACCGCCGGTGACGGCTACCTGTGTTCTGACGAACCGGTACTTGAGCTGACGTTTGGCAACGTACCGGAGCTAGATCAAGTTGACGTTCAATGGCCTTCCGGCGAAACGCAAACGTTCCCCGGCCCAATTCAACCGGGACGCTTCCTCGCCATCGAAGGTCAGCCCGAGCTGTTCCCCCGTTAA
- a CDS encoding acyltransferase family protein, with protein MTADPSSRPGRNASRRQSSPYRPEIDGLRAVAVLSVVLFHADLGLPGGFVGVDVFFVISGFLVTGIIRRQLEQQQFSLRNFYLRRLRRIFPAAAFVTAFVLAFGYRSLLPDDLTQVSKASLAQSFFASNVFFWTESGYFTRDVLTKPFLHFWSLAIEEQFYVLFPPLLTLIYKRSPQRLRSTIGGFAIVSFLLAWYGTYRHTSATFYLLPTRAWELLAGSWLALSHHDDDSQRPNRLRAEFLSIVGLSMIVGVMLGIDQSSAFPGWIALLPVIGTMLVIHANTRPTKLVGGLLTNRCFVFIGLISYSLYLWHWPLLAMARYFVIEPSTLLLSTVAFSAIPIAAASWRWIEQPIRNRSWLSNDRRLVAASVCAWSVLVLTSIGLIGSGGIPSRFEDETQALITDATWTGNWASRDTEDIRAGRVPRLGASAQSISGDKSPPGPDFMLWGDSHAMTWVELLDQVGDRLGRSGIACLHGGTPPITGLTRTGMPGCREFNAATLELALEKQVRDIILVSRWSVYVNGYSDQDPKADGRSDADLYLSDQQTAEANPDESLAAMIRQIRRMAQLIATHPTAPRPRLWLVRQVPPQPTRIAEAAIRNHLLGWNANRIAATTRGEYGRQQAKIEEFYIAADDALKFTSGGVVDFSDQFFDNSDVAILRAHNRFLFRDDDHLSRSGAAYLRPAVTSWLRSLESVDTSGKNEFSRYGGKIESGAAKLVRHNR; from the coding sequence GTGACCGCCGATCCATCGTCTCGTCCCGGACGAAACGCATCGCGACGCCAGTCATCGCCTTACCGTCCCGAGATCGACGGATTGCGCGCGGTCGCCGTACTATCGGTCGTGCTTTTTCACGCCGACTTAGGGCTGCCCGGTGGATTCGTCGGAGTCGACGTGTTCTTTGTCATCTCTGGATTCTTGGTTACCGGAATCATTCGCCGCCAACTGGAACAACAACAGTTCTCCCTTCGGAATTTTTATCTTCGGCGGTTACGACGTATTTTTCCGGCGGCCGCTTTCGTGACCGCGTTCGTTCTGGCATTCGGATACCGCTCGCTATTACCGGACGATCTCACTCAGGTATCGAAGGCATCGCTCGCGCAAAGTTTTTTCGCCTCGAACGTTTTTTTCTGGACCGAGTCGGGGTACTTCACCCGTGACGTGCTGACCAAACCGTTCTTGCATTTCTGGTCGCTTGCTATCGAGGAACAGTTCTACGTGCTGTTCCCGCCATTGCTCACTTTGATTTACAAGCGTTCGCCGCAGCGACTTCGATCGACGATCGGCGGATTCGCAATCGTTTCGTTCTTGCTTGCCTGGTATGGCACCTACCGACACACCAGTGCGACGTTCTACCTATTGCCGACGCGAGCATGGGAATTGTTGGCCGGCAGTTGGTTAGCGCTCAGTCATCACGATGATGATTCGCAGAGACCGAACCGACTACGCGCGGAGTTTCTTTCGATCGTTGGGCTGAGCATGATTGTTGGAGTCATGCTGGGAATCGACCAGTCATCCGCCTTTCCTGGATGGATCGCGCTCCTACCGGTGATCGGTACGATGTTGGTGATTCATGCGAACACGCGACCCACCAAACTGGTCGGCGGCTTACTCACAAACCGATGCTTCGTCTTTATCGGGCTGATCTCTTACTCGCTCTATCTGTGGCACTGGCCACTATTAGCGATGGCGCGGTACTTTGTCATCGAACCTTCGACGCTGTTGTTGTCGACCGTCGCGTTCTCGGCAATTCCGATCGCGGCTGCTTCATGGCGCTGGATTGAACAACCCATTCGTAATCGGAGTTGGCTTTCCAATGACCGTCGTTTGGTGGCAGCGAGTGTCTGTGCGTGGAGCGTCTTGGTGCTGACTTCGATCGGATTGATCGGCAGTGGTGGCATACCAAGTCGATTCGAGGATGAAACTCAGGCGTTGATCACCGATGCGACGTGGACAGGCAACTGGGCATCACGCGACACAGAAGACATTCGTGCCGGAAGAGTCCCCAGATTGGGCGCGTCGGCGCAATCTATATCGGGCGATAAAAGCCCCCCGGGCCCCGACTTCATGCTTTGGGGAGATAGCCATGCGATGACATGGGTCGAACTGCTAGACCAAGTCGGCGACCGACTGGGACGCAGTGGAATCGCTTGCCTTCATGGTGGGACGCCTCCGATTACCGGGCTGACTCGAACGGGTATGCCGGGTTGCCGAGAGTTCAACGCCGCGACCCTCGAATTAGCTTTGGAAAAACAGGTTCGCGACATCATCTTGGTCAGTCGTTGGTCGGTCTACGTCAATGGTTATAGTGACCAAGATCCGAAAGCCGATGGACGCAGCGATGCAGATCTCTACCTATCCGATCAGCAAACCGCAGAAGCCAACCCCGACGAATCCTTGGCAGCGATGATTCGACAAATCCGACGCATGGCCCAGCTAATCGCGACGCATCCAACGGCCCCTCGTCCACGTCTTTGGCTGGTGCGTCAGGTCCCCCCACAGCCAACGCGGATTGCCGAGGCTGCGATTCGAAATCACCTGCTGGGCTGGAATGCAAACCGAATCGCCGCAACGACCCGAGGCGAATACGGGCGTCAGCAGGCCAAAATAGAGGAATTTTACATCGCCGCAGATGATGCACTGAAGTTCACCAGCGGTGGGGTTGTCGATTTCAGTGACCAATTTTTCGACAACTCAGACGTCGCGATCCTCCGAGCCCACAACCGCTTTTTGTTCCGTGATGACGACCATCTTTCGCGAAGTGGCGCCGCTTACCTGCGGCCCGCCGTCACGTCCTGGCTTCGAAGCTTGGAATCGGTTGATACCTCGGGAAAAAACGAGTTCAGCCGCTACGGTGGCAAAATCGAATCCGGCGCTGCTAAACTTGTTCGGCATAACCGCTAA
- a CDS encoding PEP-CTERM sorting domain-containing protein (PEP-CTERM proteins occur, often in large numbers, in the proteomes of bacteria that also encode an exosortase, a predicted intramembrane cysteine proteinase. The presence of a PEP-CTERM domain at a protein's C-terminus predicts cleavage within the sorting domain, followed by covalent anchoring to some some component of the (usually Gram-negative) cell surface. Many PEP-CTERM proteins exhibit an unusual sequence composition that includes large numbers of potential glycosylation sites. Expression of one such protein has been shown restore the ability of a bacterium to form floc, a type of biofilm.), producing the protein MLSSMCHRIHWFAAVFIGSVLANVADAGIIAGFDSSRHSRFQSDGSNNSEFFLDHTQLTGVARQRAVLISPRHYISADHVSVSSATFIGLDGVERTYTASSSQTLLTNVPEEGWVGSDIRVYRLDEEVDASIRPLPIIVGSAEAIIGRELIAFDQNEYAGRNVIDDLGIVEFSSGSGDSVAIQFSYDTATNGGSGGLGADEIGLLSGDSGGTALMSVDGDYGVIGAHMGIDVPTGSSASAGDRYDSFSTVLAAYQGQLSGILASDGYQLMTLQVTAIPEPSVAAALGFGVMAITYRRRRSS; encoded by the coding sequence GTGCTTTCTTCTATGTGCCATCGCATCCATTGGTTTGCCGCCGTGTTCATCGGATCGGTATTGGCGAACGTCGCGGACGCCGGAATCATCGCAGGTTTTGATTCGTCACGGCATTCTCGGTTTCAATCGGACGGGTCCAACAATTCAGAGTTCTTTCTCGACCATACCCAGCTCACCGGTGTGGCTCGGCAACGTGCCGTGTTAATCAGTCCACGCCATTACATTTCAGCTGACCATGTCTCGGTATCGTCGGCAACATTCATCGGTCTCGATGGTGTCGAGCGAACGTACACCGCGTCGTCATCACAGACGCTGCTCACCAACGTCCCGGAAGAAGGCTGGGTTGGCAGTGACATCCGCGTGTATCGCTTGGACGAAGAAGTAGATGCATCCATTAGGCCGCTGCCAATCATTGTTGGCAGTGCGGAAGCGATCATTGGCCGAGAGCTGATCGCGTTCGACCAGAACGAATACGCCGGTCGCAATGTCATCGACGATCTTGGCATCGTCGAATTCAGCTCGGGAAGTGGCGATTCGGTGGCGATCCAGTTTTCGTACGATACTGCGACAAACGGAGGATCCGGTGGACTAGGTGCCGACGAGATCGGGCTGCTAAGCGGAGATTCGGGCGGAACCGCACTGATGTCCGTCGATGGAGACTACGGAGTGATCGGCGCCCACATGGGAATCGATGTCCCTACCGGAAGTAGCGCCAGTGCCGGTGATCGATACGACAGTTTTTCGACAGTGTTGGCCGCTTACCAAGGACAGCTTTCAGGGATACTTGCCTCGGACGGTTATCAATTGATGACGTTGCAAGTCACCGCGATCCCCGAACCGTCGGTGGCGGCCGCACTCGGATTCGGAGTGATGGCAATCACTTACCGGCGGCGACGGTCGTCGTAG
- a CDS encoding lipopolysaccharide biosynthesis protein — MNATRRLLQRFGVNRAVSYAMAARIWQIPSGVLTTLLIAVGLEPDQQGVYFLILTVTGMQALADAGLINTILHAVSHEIAHARFDRRHFLHAPKRARQRLSGILRFAIAWFAVAALLLCIGGSTFGYVMLSRQGLLGTAFAPLLVAIVLGSLTLALAPLVGILEGGSQIQVVNRYRLGQVVTGSVVVWACLLLGAGLWTAAAAVAVQLVWEVVLIAGKYRGFFLQLTRTPSSEFRWRDEIWPLQWRIGVQSIARYLAFFPIYPALFDTQGPAVAGRYGMTWQIFSNLLMVSYVFVRSKAPDFGRLIAEGRRQTSVTLFRQVTHGSTVVLIGLVGAFCIAIAVLNSLPFDLTKQFASRFLTIGQCTAFAFAVIPIHLTQCFSMYIRSQRFDPIWRVNLPTCLTLAVLGYLAAGSGRITTIAIAILVVYSFATIALAAMSRWYDRHFRQLDQRENC, encoded by the coding sequence ATGAACGCGACTCGCCGCTTACTGCAACGATTCGGTGTGAACCGCGCCGTCTCGTATGCGATGGCGGCAAGGATTTGGCAAATCCCCTCTGGGGTGCTGACCACCCTGTTAATCGCGGTCGGCCTAGAACCAGACCAACAGGGGGTCTACTTTTTAATCCTGACCGTAACTGGGATGCAAGCTCTTGCCGATGCGGGCTTGATCAACACGATCCTTCATGCGGTCAGTCATGAAATCGCGCACGCCAGATTCGACCGCCGGCATTTCCTTCACGCCCCGAAGCGAGCCCGGCAACGCCTTTCGGGAATCTTGCGATTCGCGATCGCTTGGTTCGCCGTTGCCGCCCTGCTGTTGTGTATCGGAGGTTCAACATTCGGTTACGTGATGCTGTCACGACAAGGCCTCTTGGGGACCGCGTTTGCCCCACTCTTGGTCGCGATCGTACTGGGCAGTCTGACGTTGGCGCTGGCCCCATTGGTCGGCATCCTCGAAGGAGGAAGTCAAATCCAAGTGGTCAACCGCTACCGTCTTGGTCAAGTCGTCACCGGTAGTGTCGTCGTCTGGGCGTGTTTGCTACTCGGGGCTGGCCTATGGACCGCGGCGGCCGCCGTCGCAGTTCAGTTGGTTTGGGAAGTCGTGCTGATCGCCGGGAAGTACCGAGGCTTTTTCCTACAACTGACCCGCACTCCCTCCAGCGAGTTTCGCTGGAGGGATGAGATCTGGCCGTTGCAATGGCGGATCGGTGTCCAATCGATCGCGCGTTACCTCGCGTTTTTTCCTATTTATCCGGCGCTGTTCGATACGCAAGGCCCGGCCGTGGCCGGTCGCTATGGCATGACATGGCAAATTTTCAGCAATTTGCTGATGGTGTCGTATGTATTTGTGCGCAGCAAAGCCCCTGATTTCGGTCGCTTGATTGCCGAAGGCCGGCGACAAACTAGCGTCACGCTGTTTCGCCAGGTCACTCATGGTTCAACTGTTGTGTTGATCGGATTAGTCGGTGCTTTTTGCATCGCAATCGCGGTGTTAAATTCGCTGCCTTTTGATCTGACGAAACAATTCGCGTCGAGGTTCCTGACGATCGGCCAGTGTACTGCGTTTGCATTCGCGGTGATTCCGATTCATCTGACCCAATGCTTTTCGATGTACATTCGATCGCAGCGATTCGATCCGATCTGGCGAGTGAACTTGCCGACGTGCCTGACGCTTGCCGTGCTCGGCTACCTTGCCGCGGGAAGCGGCCGAATCACGACGATCGCGATTGCCATCTTGGTCGTCTATAGTTTTGCCACGATCGCGTTAGCGGCAATGAGCCGATGGTACGACCGTCACTTTCGCCAACTCGATCAGCGGGAGAACTGTTGA